GCGTCGAGAGGGATTCGGGGCAAGCGAATTGCGCCGCGCTTGGCGCGCCATCCACAGTGCCGTCGATTTGAGGGGTGATTTGCGGGAAAAAGAGCCGCCGCAGCGGCCCCTTCCTTGCAGGCTTACTGCGCAGCCGGACCTTCGCCAGCGGGCGCAGCGGGAGCACCTTCAGCCGGAGCCGCTGGTGCCGGACCCTGCGCAGGCGCCGGGATCGGATCGGCCAGCAGATCGGGCTTGGCCGGAGCGGGCGCGCCGCGTTCCAGCGTCGTCGTTACCCCGCCCACCCGGCTTTCGCGCACCGCGAGGGCCGCCAGCACGATCGAGAGCGTGACGAAGGCCACTGCCAACCACTTGGTCGAGCGGGTCAGGAAATCCGCCGCACCGCGCGCGCCAAAAGCGCCGCCCGGGCTGCTGCCGATGCCGAGCCCGCCGCCTTCTGAGCGCTGCATCAGCACAACGCCGACAAGCGCCGCAGCCACCAGGGCCTGGATCACGGTGAGGAAGAGAAACAGGGACATGAAACAATCTCGTGGCCGGGGGCGACTTTCGCCCGGTTGGTATGCATCGGCGGCATGTAGGCGCGAGACGCCCGCGCGGCAACCCCGCGCCGGGCGACTCGCACGCGGCAGGCGGGGGGGCTCAGTTCTCGAACGGCTCGCTGGCGGCGAGCGCGATGCCCATGAAGCTGTCGGCCGTCAGGCTCGCGCCGCCGACCAGCGCCCCGCCCACCTCGGGCACGGCGAAGATCGCAGCGGCGTTATCGGGCTTGACCGAGCCGCCATAGATGATGCGCACATCGCGGCCCTGCTCCTCGCCGAACAGGTCGACCAGCAGCGCGCGGATACAGGCGTGCATTTCCCCGATGTCGTCGGTGGTGGCCGCCGTGCCGGTGCCGATCGCCCAGATCGGTTCATAGGCGACTGTCAGCCGCTCGGCGATATCGGCGGGCATGGCTTCGGCGGAGGGAAGCGATGCGGTCAGCTGCTGCTTCACGAATTCGACCGCCTTGCCCGATTCGCGCGTGCCAGCGCTTTCGCCGCAGCACATGATGATGCGCAGGCCCGCAGCCAGCGCCGCTTCGGCCTTGGCCCGCACCAGCGCGTCGCCTTCGCCATGGTCCTGCCGCCGCTCGGAATGGCCGAGGATCACGAACTTCGCGCCGGCATCGGCAATCATCGCCGCCGAGATGTCCCCGGTGTGCGCGCCGCCATCCTGATGGTGGCAATCCTGCGCGCCGACGGCGATCTGCTCCGCCTCGCGGTGAATCGGGTGGATGAGGGTGTAAGGCGGTGCGAGCGCGACTTCGACCTTCATATGGCGCTGCGCCGCGCGATCAATCGCACGCGCTTCGGACAGCATCGCGCGGGTGCCGTACATCTTCCAGTTTCCGACGATATAGGGTCGGCGGGTCATGATTAGTCCTGCACTTCCTGCAAATTGAGAGGGATAGGCCCGGAACGCATTGATTCTGTGTTTTGCTGTAGTGCCCCGGGGCCGGGTCCGCTAGCCGAGGAAGCCCAGCTAGTCAAAACGCGCGGTCACCTGTTGCCGCGCGGTCGCATGGCCTATAAAGCGCACCCCGCGCCGCGACCTCGTGCGGCGCGCTCCCGGGGCATTGCCGCCCTGTTACCTGCCAGCCTCGGATGGGGTCCAAACGCTCATGATTTCGTTCTTCCGCCGCTTTTTCGCCTCGAAGATCGGCCTGCCGATTGTCCTTGCGTTCCTCGGGCTGATGGCGCTCGCCTTCGCGGCTTCGGACATTACCGGGAGCACGTTCGGCGGAATTTCGAACAACGACCGCATGGCGGTGGTCGGCGGCGAGGCGATTCCGATTTCGGATCTCACCGTCGCGGCCAACAGCGCGCTTGATCAGGTGCGCGGGCAGAACCCCACGCTCACCATGCCCGAATTCATCGCCGAGGGCGGTCTCGACGAGGTGATTGACCAGCTGATCGACCGCTTCACCGTGGGCGAATATGGCCGCGAATATGGTCTGCGCGCGGGCGACAATCTGGTAAACAGCGAGATCCTCAAGATCCCCGCCTTCCAGGGCCTGACCGGCAGCTTTGACGAGAAGACCTATATTGCCGCGCTGCGTTCGCGCGGGCTGACCGACGCAATGTTCCGCCGCGATCTGGCTGACGGGCTGATCGAGCAGCAATTGCTCCGCTCGGCCGTCGCCGCACCGCAACTGCCCGAGAAGATCGCGCGCCAATATGCCGCGCTGGTGCTGGAAAAGCGCAAGGGCGAGATCGCCTTGATCCCGAGCGCCGCCTTCGCCCCCACGGGCAATCCCTCCGATGCGCAGCTGACCGCATGGTACAAGGACAACCGCACCCAGTTCATCCGGCCGGAACGCCGCACGCTGCGCTTTGCCGTGTTCGGGTCCGACAGCCTCAAGGTCAACGCCGTGCCGACCCCGGCCGAAATCGCCGAGCGCTTCAAGCGTGACGCCGCCAAGTATCAGGCGAGCGAGAAGCGCGCGGTGACCAGCTTTGTCGTGCCTACCGAAGACGCCGCCAAGGCGCTAGCCACGCGTATTCGCAGCGGGGCCAACCTCGAGACCGTGGCGCGTGAAGCAGGCTTCACCGCCTCCAAGTCCGAAGCGCGCGACCGCGAGGCCATGTCGGGCGCAACCAGCTTCGCCTTTGCTCAGAACACCTTCAAGGCCGCGCAGGGCGGGTTGATCGAGCCGGCGCAGGGCACGCTCGGCTGGTATGTCGCGCGGGTCGATTCGATCGAGAAGGTCGGCGCGCGCAGCCTCGCGCAGGCCACTCCTGAAATCACTGAAGCCCTTTCGGCCGAAAAGCGCGTCGCCGCCATCGCCGACCGGGTTGCCGAAATCGAAGGCGAAATCGACGGCGGCACAGCGCTGGCCGAGGTTGCGAAGGCCTATGGGCTCAAGGTGGAAACCACCCCTTCGCTGCTCGCCAACGGTCAGGCTTTCGGTCAGCCCCAGGTGAAGATCGTCCCGCAGCTCGTGCCGGTGCTCCAGACCGCATTCCAGATGGAAGAAAGCGAACCGCAGCTGGCCGAAGTGGTGCCGGGCGAGCAATTCGTGATCTTCGAAGTCGCGCGGGTCGAGGAAGCTTCGGCCCCGCCGCTGGCCGAAGTGCGAGAGGGCGCGATTGCCGCATGGAAGCGCACGCAGGGCGCCGTGCTCGCCAAGCAGGCGTCCGAGCGCATCCTCGCCAAGGTGCGGGCCGGAACGCCGCTCGCCGCCGCGCTGGCCGCCGAGAACAAGCCCGGCTTCGAGCGTGAGGCGATCGATCTCGAGCGCCGCCAGCTGCTCGCCCAGTCGCAGGGCCGCATTCCGCCCCCGCTGGTGCTGATGTTCAGCATGGCCGAAGGCACGGCCAAGACGCTTGAAGGGCCGCGCGATCTTGGCTGGTACATCGTCAACCTCGAAGACATCAGCACTCTGCCGCTCGACAAGGAGGGCCAGCTGATCGCGCAGACCCGCCAGCAGCTCGGCAGCGCGCTGTCCGAGGAATATCGCCAGCAAGCCACCGCCGCGATGCGCAAGGAACTGGGCGTGACCCGCAACGATGCCGGGATCGCCGCCGTGCGCAAGCAGCTTTCCGGCGAACAGTGACACCGGGTGTGAGCGCTTCGTGACCCCTTCTGCGACCGGACTGCCCGAGAACGCCGCCGCCGCCGCCGCCATGCTCGCTCAGGGCAAGCCGGCGCTGGTGTGGCGGCGGATCATAGCCGATAGCGACACGCCGGTTGGCGCGGCGCGGCGGCTGATCGTGCCCGGACGCGGCGATTTCCTGCTGGAAAGCGTCGAGGGCGGCGAGGTGCGCGGGCGTTACAGCCTGTTGGGGCTCGACCCCGATCTGGTGTTCCGCGCCAAGGGCAATCACGCCGAACTCAACCGCGACTGGCGCCAGAACCGCGAGGCCTTCACGCCGCTCCACGGCGATGCGCTGGCGGAACTGCGCGGGCTTGCCGCCACGTGCCGGATCGACCCGATGCCGGAAGGCCTGCCGCCCGCGCTCGCCTGCCTTGTCGGCTATCTCGGCTACGAGACGATCGGCCTTGTCGAGACGCTGCCCCGCGCCGCTGACAGCCCGCTCGACCTGCCTGACATGCTGTTTGTGCGCCCCACCGTCATTCTGGTGTTCGACGGGCTCACCAACGCGCTGTTCGCCATCGCCCCGATCTGGGAGGCGCGCGATCCCGCTGCCGCCGTTGAGCGTGCGGGCGAGCGGATCGATGCCACGCTGAGCCAGCTTGGCCAGCCCATGCCTGCCGCTGCTGCGGATGCGGTGCCGGACACCCTGCCCGACCTCGCGCCCGTCATCGCGCCGGACGATTACAAGGCGATGGCCCTGAAGGCGAAGGACTACATCCTCGCAGGCGATATCTTCCAGGTGGTGCTGGCCCAGCGCTTCACCTGCCCTTTCACCCTGCCCCCGCTGGCGCTGTACCGCGCGCTGCGGCGGGTGAACCCCTCGCCCTTCCTCTACTTCCTCGACCTGCCGGGCTTTGCGCTGGTGGGTTCCTCGCCGGAAATCCTTGTCCGGGTGAGAGAGGGCGAAGTCACCATCCGCCCCATCGCAGGCACGCGTCCACGCGGGGCCACGCGGGACGAGGATATCGCCAACGAAGCAAGCCTGCTCGCCGACCCCAAGGAGCGCGCCGAGCATCTCATGCTGCTTGATCTGGGCCGCAATGATGTTGGCCGGGTCGCTTCGGCAGGGACGGTCGAGGTCACTGACAGCTTCACCATCGAGCGGTACAGCCATGTGATGCACATCGTCAGCAATGTGGTGGGCCAGCTTGATCCGTCGAAAGACGCATTGGACGCGCTGTTTGCAGGCTTCCCCGCAGGCACCGTCTCGGGCGCGCCCAAGATACGCGCCTGCGAGATCATTGCCGAGCTCGAACCCGAGACGCGCGGGGCCTATGCCGGGGGCGTCGGCTATTTCGCGCCCGACGGCAGCCTTGATAGCTGCATCGTGCTGCGCACCGCCGTGGTGAAGGACGGAGTGATGCACGTGCAGGCGGGCGCAGGCATCGTCGCCGACAGCGAACCCGATTACGAACTCGCCGAATGCCGTGCCAAATCAGGCGCGCTGATCGCCGCCGCGCGTGAAGCGGTGCGCGTCGCGGGCGAACCGGGGTACGGCCAGTGAAGCGCAGCCTTGCCCTTGCCGCCAGCCTGACGCTCGCCATGTGCGCCTGTTCGCAGGAGCCTGCGGGCGAATCCGTGGTCAAGATCGCGCTCGACGGGTCGGAGATTGAAGAAACCCCCGCGCCGACGCCCAGCGCCGCTGCCGGGCCTTCGGCCTGCGAAACGGTGACGTTCGAGGACGTGGCGCTCACCCATTGCGTCGCCGATCCTGCGCAGCACCGCATCGACATGGCGAATCTCGGCGCGGACAAGCAGCCTTTCGGTTCGCTGGGTGCTTTTGCAGGAAGCGTCGATCCCGCCACCATCGCCTTTGCCATCAACGGCGGGATGTATGGCGATGATCTGAAGGCGATCGGCTACTACGTCCAGAACGGCGAGCGGCTCGGCGAGCTGAACCGCGGCGACGGGACGGGCAATTTCTACATGAAGCCCAACGGCGTATTCTTCGGCACCGGCGGAAGCTGGCGGGTGCTGGGGAGCAACACTTTCTTCGAAACGGTCGGTGACCGGCCGGAGTTCGGCACGCAATCCGGGCCGCTGCTGCTGATCGATGGCAAGCTGCACCCCGAAATTCAGGACGATGGCCCCTCCAAAGCGATCCGCAACGCCGTGGGCGTGGACGCGAGCGGCAAAGCGCACTTCGTGATCTCCGGCGCGCCGGTGAGCTTCGGCCAGCTGGCACGCTTTTTCCGAGACCAGCTGAAGGTCAGCAACGCACTCTATCTCGACGGCGCAGTGTCCTCGCTGTGGGATCCGGCGACCGAACGGCTCGACAAGGGCCGCGTCGGCCCGATCATCGTGGTGACGAAACGCGAGAAGGCAGCCGCAGAATGATCCCCTCACCACAAATACTCGTCATCGACAATTACGACAGCTTCACCTTCAACCTCGTCCATTACCTGATGGAGCTGGGGGCCGAGGTGCGGGTCGAGCGCAACGACGCCCTGACCGCCGCCGACGCGCTGCGCACCAATGCGTCGGGGTTCCTGATCTCGCCGGGCCCCTGCACACCGAACGAGGCGGGCATCAGCCTCGATCTGGTCGCGGCCTGTGCTGACGCGGGCAAGCCGCTGATGGGCGTATGCCTTGGCCATCAGGCGATCGGACAGCATTTCGGCGGCACGGTGCAGCGCGGCGGGCTGATGCATGGCAAGACCTCGCCGGTGACGCATGACGGGACGGGCGTGTTCGCAGGCCTGCCCTCGCCCTTCATCGCGACGCGCTATCACAGCCTTGAGGTGGTGGATGTGCCGGCCGAACTGGTCGCCAATGCCCATGCCGAAACGCCGGGCTTCGATCACCCCTCAGTCATGGGATTCCGCCATGCATCGCTGCCGATCCATTCGGTGCAGTTCCACCCCGAGAGCATCGCCACCGAGCATGGCCATGCGCTGCTCGCCAACTTCGTGCGGCTGTGCGGGCTGGAGCCGGTGCTGCCCGCAAGGCTGACCGCATGAGCACGCTGCCAGATGTCGCAGCGCCGCTCACCGAAGCGGAGGCCGAGGCGGCCTTCGGCGTGCTGCTCGACGGCGCGCCATCGGAAGATGAAATTGCGGACTTCCTCGTGGCGCTATCAGCACGCGGCGAGACCTCGGACGAAATCGCCGGGGCCGCACGGGCGCTCAGGGCACGGCTGATCCCGATTGACGCCCCGGAAGGCGCGATCGACGTCTGCGGCACGGGGGGCGACGGGCACCACACCCTCAACGTCTCGACCGCGGTCAGCCTCGTGGTTGCAGCCTCCGGCGTACCGGTCGCCAAGCACGGCAACCGCGCAGCATCATCCAAAGCGGGCGCGGCAGACACGCTGGAGGCATTGGGCCTCGACATGGACGCAGCGGGCCGCACGGCGGAAAAGACGCTGGCGGAGATCGGCATTTGCTTCCTCTTCGCCAAGAACCACCACCCCGCGATGGCGCGCATCCAGCCCATCCGGGTGCGGATCGGCCAGCGCACGATCTTCAACCTGATGGGCCCGCTGTCGAACCCGGCCAAGGTCACCAGCCAACTGATCGGCATCGCCCGGCCCGCCTATGTACCGATCTATGCCGGTGCGATGGCCCGGCTCGGCACGGGCAAGTCGCTGATTGTCTCGGGCGATGAAGGGCTCGACGAGTTGAGCCTCGCAGGCGGGAACGAGGTGGCGGTCGTCACCGGCAACGCCTTCACGATGGAGCGCCTAGACGCGAGCGCAGCAGGCCTGCCCCATGCGCCGATCGAAGCGATCCGGGGCGATGATGCCAAGCATAACGCCGCCGCCCTGAAAGCGCTGCTGATGGGCACACCCGGCCCCTACCGCGATGCCGTGTTGTTCAACGCGGCCGGCGCGCTGACGGTCGCGGGGCGCGGTAGCGACTGGCGCGAACGCGCAGCGATGGCGGCCGAGGCACTGGACAGCGGGGCTGCGCTGGCGTTGCTCGAAAAGTGGATCGCTTTGGCGAAGTAACCCCTCCCCGTCCGTGTCGAGTGCAGTCGAGATACCCTGCAATGGCCTCTCGACTTCGCTCGAGGCGAACGGCAAAGGCATGA
This DNA window, taken from Porphyrobacter sp. ULC335, encodes the following:
- the secG gene encoding preprotein translocase subunit SecG — protein: MSLFLFLTVIQALVAAALVGVVLMQRSEGGGLGIGSSPGGAFGARGAADFLTRSTKWLAVAFVTLSIVLAALAVRESRVGGVTTTLERGAPAPAKPDLLADPIPAPAQGPAPAAPAEGAPAAPAGEGPAAQ
- the tpiA gene encoding triose-phosphate isomerase — its product is MTRRPYIVGNWKMYGTRAMLSEARAIDRAAQRHMKVEVALAPPYTLIHPIHREAEQIAVGAQDCHHQDGGAHTGDISAAMIADAGAKFVILGHSERRQDHGEGDALVRAKAEAALAAGLRIIMCCGESAGTRESGKAVEFVKQQLTASLPSAEAMPADIAERLTVAYEPIWAIGTGTAATTDDIGEMHACIRALLVDLFGEEQGRDVRIIYGGSVKPDNAAAIFAVPEVGGALVGGASLTADSFMGIALAASEPFEN
- a CDS encoding peptidylprolyl isomerase — translated: MISFFRRFFASKIGLPIVLAFLGLMALAFAASDITGSTFGGISNNDRMAVVGGEAIPISDLTVAANSALDQVRGQNPTLTMPEFIAEGGLDEVIDQLIDRFTVGEYGREYGLRAGDNLVNSEILKIPAFQGLTGSFDEKTYIAALRSRGLTDAMFRRDLADGLIEQQLLRSAVAAPQLPEKIARQYAALVLEKRKGEIALIPSAAFAPTGNPSDAQLTAWYKDNRTQFIRPERRTLRFAVFGSDSLKVNAVPTPAEIAERFKRDAAKYQASEKRAVTSFVVPTEDAAKALATRIRSGANLETVAREAGFTASKSEARDREAMSGATSFAFAQNTFKAAQGGLIEPAQGTLGWYVARVDSIEKVGARSLAQATPEITEALSAEKRVAAIADRVAEIEGEIDGGTALAEVAKAYGLKVETTPSLLANGQAFGQPQVKIVPQLVPVLQTAFQMEESEPQLAEVVPGEQFVIFEVARVEEASAPPLAEVREGAIAAWKRTQGAVLAKQASERILAKVRAGTPLAAALAAENKPGFEREAIDLERRQLLAQSQGRIPPPLVLMFSMAEGTAKTLEGPRDLGWYIVNLEDISTLPLDKEGQLIAQTRQQLGSALSEEYRQQATAAMRKELGVTRNDAGIAAVRKQLSGEQ
- the trpE gene encoding anthranilate synthase component I, whose product is MLAQGKPALVWRRIIADSDTPVGAARRLIVPGRGDFLLESVEGGEVRGRYSLLGLDPDLVFRAKGNHAELNRDWRQNREAFTPLHGDALAELRGLAATCRIDPMPEGLPPALACLVGYLGYETIGLVETLPRAADSPLDLPDMLFVRPTVILVFDGLTNALFAIAPIWEARDPAAAVERAGERIDATLSQLGQPMPAAAADAVPDTLPDLAPVIAPDDYKAMALKAKDYILAGDIFQVVLAQRFTCPFTLPPLALYRALRRVNPSPFLYFLDLPGFALVGSSPEILVRVREGEVTIRPIAGTRPRGATRDEDIANEASLLADPKERAEHLMLLDLGRNDVGRVASAGTVEVTDSFTIERYSHVMHIVSNVVGQLDPSKDALDALFAGFPAGTVSGAPKIRACEIIAELEPETRGAYAGGVGYFAPDGSLDSCIVLRTAVVKDGVMHVQAGAGIVADSEPDYELAECRAKSGALIAAAREAVRVAGEPGYGQ
- a CDS encoding phosphodiester glycosidase family protein, which codes for MKRSLALAASLTLAMCACSQEPAGESVVKIALDGSEIEETPAPTPSAAAGPSACETVTFEDVALTHCVADPAQHRIDMANLGADKQPFGSLGAFAGSVDPATIAFAINGGMYGDDLKAIGYYVQNGERLGELNRGDGTGNFYMKPNGVFFGTGGSWRVLGSNTFFETVGDRPEFGTQSGPLLLIDGKLHPEIQDDGPSKAIRNAVGVDASGKAHFVISGAPVSFGQLARFFRDQLKVSNALYLDGAVSSLWDPATERLDKGRVGPIIVVTKREKAAAE
- a CDS encoding anthranilate synthase component II; its protein translation is MIPSPQILVIDNYDSFTFNLVHYLMELGAEVRVERNDALTAADALRTNASGFLISPGPCTPNEAGISLDLVAACADAGKPLMGVCLGHQAIGQHFGGTVQRGGLMHGKTSPVTHDGTGVFAGLPSPFIATRYHSLEVVDVPAELVANAHAETPGFDHPSVMGFRHASLPIHSVQFHPESIATEHGHALLANFVRLCGLEPVLPARLTA
- the trpD gene encoding anthranilate phosphoribosyltransferase; the encoded protein is MSTLPDVAAPLTEAEAEAAFGVLLDGAPSEDEIADFLVALSARGETSDEIAGAARALRARLIPIDAPEGAIDVCGTGGDGHHTLNVSTAVSLVVAASGVPVAKHGNRAASSKAGAADTLEALGLDMDAAGRTAEKTLAEIGICFLFAKNHHPAMARIQPIRVRIGQRTIFNLMGPLSNPAKVTSQLIGIARPAYVPIYAGAMARLGTGKSLIVSGDEGLDELSLAGGNEVAVVTGNAFTMERLDASAAGLPHAPIEAIRGDDAKHNAAALKALLMGTPGPYRDAVLFNAAGALTVAGRGSDWRERAAMAAEALDSGAALALLEKWIALAK